In one Accipiter gentilis chromosome 4, bAccGen1.1, whole genome shotgun sequence genomic region, the following are encoded:
- the SOSTDC1 gene encoding sclerostin domain-containing protein 1, with protein sequence MLLPAIHFYGFLLACIFTKSYLAFKNDATEILYSHVVKPAAASPSSNSTMNQARNGGRHYTSAGSDRNNRVQVGCRELRSTKYISDGQCTSINPLKELVCAGECLPLPLLPNWIGGGYGTKYWSRRSSQEWRCVNDKTRTQRIQLQCQDGSIRTYKITVVTACKCKRYTRQHNESSHNFEGTSQAKPIQHHKERKRASKSSKHSTS encoded by the exons ATGCTTCTCCCTGCCATTCACTTCTACGGCTTTCTCCTAGCTTGCATCTTCACGAAAAGCTACTTGGCTTTCAAGAACGATGCCACAGAGATACTTTATTCACACGTCGTTAAACCTGCCGCAGCGAGCCCAAGCAGCAATAGCACGATGAACCAAGCCAGGAACGGAGGCAGGCACTACACCAGCGCTGGATCCGACCGCAACA ATCGTGTTCAAGTTGGCTGTCGGGAACTGAGATCCACCAAGTACATTTCAGACGGCCAGTGCACCAGCATCAATCCACTGAAGGAGCTGGTGTGTGCTGGTGAATGCCTCCCTTTGCCACTGCTCCCCAACTGGATTGGAGGAGGTTATGGAACCAAGTACTGGAGCAGGCGGAGCTCACAAGAGTGGAGATGTGTCAATGACAAAACTCGCACCCAGAGGATCCAGCTTCAGTGCCAGGATGGAAGTATAAGAACCTACAAAATAACTGTGGTCACAGCCTGCAAGTGCAAGCGATACACCAGACAGCACAATGAGTCCAGCCACAACTTTGAAGGAACCTCTCAAGCAAAACCCATCCAGCAccacaaagagaggaaaagagccaGTAAATCCAGTAAACATAGTACAAGTTAG